Proteins from one Deinococcus sp. AB2017081 genomic window:
- the mutL gene encoding DNA mismatch repair endonuclease MutL: MIHVLPPHVARLIAAGEVVSRPLDVVRELVDNALDAGATRIELDIEDGGLRVVRVRDNGVGIPAASVALAAVRHATSKLPPDVAAVERVTTLGFRGEALWAAAQAGRLHLVTRPASQVGAAELHAHGEDIRLGRTSAPAGTTVTVLALFEALPARRRTQLPTATEVREITALLGRYVLHHPDIHWRVAVDGEPRLTHAPADHRGAVASVYGPLSANRVLTVDGPGVRGVVSRPELTRARRDRMHFSVNGRPVLAPPELEKAVIEGYAELLPAGVAPLCVLDLTVAPEDHNPNVHPAKQMVALADLGAVAARVREAVAAALAAHPLARLAPTLSAPPAPVRDTGGTSFPVLTLVGVYQGLYVLAHGEGDLWVVDAHAAHERALYERLIRGLEDAPPLELPEPELLHLTPEQTARLHERSAHLQTWGLTLEDFGAGLARLRTVPATLAALAVPRLHEQIVEAALGDSPDPRRDVLARLACAPALKAGMLDHARAELVLAALSACEQPWACPHGRPTVLRLPERDLAHAFGRRGVRDVARGRDSAPEFRH, from the coding sequence GTGATCCACGTCCTCCCGCCCCACGTGGCCCGCCTGATCGCGGCGGGCGAGGTGGTGTCGCGCCCGCTCGACGTGGTGCGCGAACTCGTGGACAATGCCCTGGATGCCGGTGCCACCCGCATCGAGCTGGACATCGAGGACGGCGGCCTGCGCGTGGTGCGGGTGCGCGACAACGGCGTGGGCATCCCGGCCGCGTCGGTGGCGCTGGCGGCCGTGCGGCACGCCACGAGCAAGCTCCCGCCCGATGTGGCGGCCGTGGAGCGGGTCACGACCCTGGGCTTCCGGGGCGAGGCGCTGTGGGCGGCGGCTCAGGCGGGGCGCCTGCACCTGGTGACCCGACCGGCCTCGCAGGTGGGGGCGGCCGAGCTGCACGCCCACGGCGAGGACATCCGGCTAGGCCGCACGTCCGCTCCGGCGGGCACGACCGTGACGGTCTTGGCGCTGTTCGAGGCGCTGCCCGCCCGGCGGCGGACCCAGCTGCCCACGGCCACCGAGGTGCGCGAGATCACGGCGCTGCTGGGCCGCTACGTGCTCCACCATCCGGACATCCACTGGCGCGTCGCGGTGGACGGCGAGCCCCGCCTGACCCACGCACCGGCCGACCACCGGGGCGCGGTCGCCAGTGTGTACGGGCCGCTCAGCGCCAACCGCGTGCTCACGGTCGACGGGCCGGGCGTGCGCGGCGTGGTGTCGCGCCCGGAACTCACGCGGGCCCGGCGCGACCGCATGCACTTCAGCGTGAACGGCCGGCCCGTGCTGGCCCCGCCGGAACTGGAGAAGGCGGTCATCGAGGGCTACGCCGAACTGCTGCCGGCCGGGGTTGCCCCCCTGTGTGTCCTCGACCTGACGGTCGCGCCCGAGGATCACAACCCGAATGTGCACCCGGCCAAGCAGATGGTCGCGCTGGCGGATCTGGGGGCCGTGGCCGCCCGCGTGCGCGAGGCGGTCGCCGCCGCCCTGGCTGCGCATCCCCTGGCGCGGCTGGCCCCGACCCTGAGTGCCCCGCCGGCCCCGGTGCGGGACACGGGCGGCACGTCCTTCCCGGTGCTCACGCTGGTCGGGGTGTACCAGGGCCTGTACGTGCTGGCCCACGGCGAGGGCGACCTGTGGGTCGTCGACGCGCACGCGGCCCATGAACGCGCCCTGTACGAGCGCCTGATCCGTGGCCTGGAGGACGCCCCGCCCCTGGAGCTCCCCGAACCCGAACTGCTGCACCTGACCCCTGAGCAGACGGCCCGCCTGCACGAGCGTTCCGCGCACCTCCAGACCTGGGGGCTGACCCTGGAGGACTTCGGCGCGGGCCTGGCGCGGCTGCGCACCGTGCCCGCCACCCTGGCCGCGCTGGCGGTGCCCCGGCTGCACGAACAGATCGTGGAGGCCGCGCTGGGCGACTCGCCCGATCCACGCCGCGACGTCCTGGCGCGGCTGGCGTGCGCGCCCGCCCTCAAGGCCGGCATGCTGGATCACGCGCGGGCCGAGCTGGTGCTGGCCGCCCTGAGCGCGTGCGAGCAGCCGTGGGCCTGCCCGCACGGCCGCCCCACCGTGCTGCGCCTGCCCGAGCGTGACCTCGCGCACGCCTTCGGTCGCCGGGGCGTGCGCGACGTGGCACGGGGCCGCGACAGCGCGCCGGAGTTCCGTCACTGA
- a CDS encoding asparagine synthase-related protein: MPTDFGVQLDWVPHAAVDTAVPADLTGPLQIGPWQVHVSMEGAHRCVCAASGVVSLLHGHLYGTDVTAIPALYRQHGAALGRVLEGAYTLLVLDAQLGTVRVFTDRVGSHRLYAAHDGDHVVLATRADWPGFHPRPLDPAGVAAYLATGTMFGGLTLHHGVRALPRATVALLGRDRLECTEYWTFAPGPLTGGVTEALTRDLAALLREATLRRVPATAGPLHLSLSGGYDSRGLLSMLSGTGRDLHTFSYALGAPGRGTDSSVAAQLARHYGAQHTTISAYGGNLLSTVRHNAQWGQGVTHFCDEADAWALLTTLAPTDVFTGEQPFELCTHPLKTVPEQLKNHHLTGFSPLAWLRDHVPAGHYATLRDAWQAELDMITVRTLNWDHPAQRDLMLMLDQHLPHVLLPWRECYAGRAARVHTPFLDSQVLEFLGRVPLPALADKALFRAALMHLDPQLVRVPIAGRQGYEPDWNAQLIGQRVDVEQSVARRPSRVDELLDPGLIRTLLGGLRHPTRQAVLKAGLRTHLGRLRRTPLGTRVLGVPGLRIGHVDHATFLMRLLTLREADQIVQSRPAPMRRVAAGGPDRPPRPTYSAPAGD, from the coding sequence ATGCCCACTGATTTCGGTGTCCAGCTCGACTGGGTTCCGCACGCGGCGGTGGACACCGCCGTGCCGGCGGATCTGACCGGCCCCCTCCAGATCGGCCCGTGGCAGGTTCACGTCAGCATGGAGGGCGCGCACCGGTGCGTCTGTGCGGCGTCCGGTGTGGTCTCGCTGCTGCACGGCCACCTGTACGGCACGGACGTGACGGCGATCCCCGCCCTGTACCGCCAGCATGGAGCGGCGCTGGGACGCGTTCTGGAAGGGGCGTACACCCTGCTGGTGCTCGACGCACAGCTGGGTACGGTGCGCGTCTTCACGGATCGGGTCGGGTCGCACCGGCTGTATGCCGCCCACGATGGTGACCATGTGGTGCTCGCCACGCGCGCGGACTGGCCGGGATTCCATCCCCGCCCGCTCGATCCGGCCGGCGTGGCGGCCTACCTGGCCACCGGTACCATGTTCGGCGGTCTGACCCTGCACCACGGGGTGCGGGCGCTGCCCCGCGCCACCGTCGCGCTGCTCGGGCGCGACCGGCTGGAGTGCACCGAATACTGGACGTTCGCTCCCGGCCCCCTGACGGGCGGCGTCACCGAGGCGCTGACGCGGGACCTGGCGGCCCTGCTGCGCGAGGCCACCCTGCGGCGCGTGCCCGCGACGGCCGGCCCGCTGCATCTGTCGCTCAGTGGCGGCTACGACTCCCGTGGACTGCTGAGCATGCTGTCTGGGACTGGCCGGGACCTGCATACCTTCTCGTACGCCCTGGGGGCGCCGGGGCGGGGGACGGACTCCAGCGTGGCGGCGCAGCTGGCCCGGCACTATGGAGCGCAGCACACCACGATCAGTGCCTACGGAGGCAACTTGCTCTCCACGGTGCGGCACAATGCGCAGTGGGGGCAGGGGGTGACCCACTTCTGTGACGAGGCCGACGCGTGGGCACTGCTGACGACCCTGGCCCCCACGGACGTGTTCACGGGCGAGCAGCCCTTCGAGCTGTGCACCCACCCCCTGAAGACCGTGCCAGAACAGCTCAAGAACCACCACCTGACCGGCTTCTCACCGCTGGCGTGGCTGCGGGATCACGTCCCTGCCGGCCACTATGCCACCCTGCGTGACGCGTGGCAGGCGGAACTGGACATGATCACGGTACGCACCCTGAACTGGGATCATCCGGCGCAGCGTGATCTGATGCTGATGCTCGACCAGCACCTGCCCCACGTGCTGCTGCCGTGGCGTGAGTGCTACGCGGGACGGGCGGCGCGCGTCCATACCCCGTTCCTGGACTCGCAGGTGCTGGAGTTCCTGGGCCGTGTGCCGCTCCCCGCCCTGGCGGACAAGGCCCTGTTCCGGGCGGCCCTGATGCATCTCGATCCGCAGCTGGTGCGGGTGCCGATCGCCGGCCGCCAGGGCTACGAGCCGGACTGGAACGCACAACTCATCGGGCAGCGGGTGGACGTGGAGCAGAGCGTTGCCCGGCGCCCCAGCCGTGTGGACGAGTTGCTGGATCCCGGCCTGATCCGCACGCTGTTGGGCGGCCTGCGGCACCCCACCCGGCAGGCCGTGCTCAAGGCGGGGCTGCGCACCCATCTGGGCCGACTGCGCCGCACCCCGCTCGGCACCCGCGTGCTGGGCGTCCCGGGCCTGCGGATCGGCCACGTCGACCACGCGACCTTCCTGATGCGTCTGTTGACCCTGCGTGAGGCCGACCAGATCGTGCAGTCGCGTCCCGCCCCGATGCGCCGCGTGGCTGCAGGTGGCCCGGATCGTCCCCCACGCCCCACGTACTCCGCCCCGGCTGGCGACTGA
- the secA gene encoding preprotein translocase subunit SecA, which produces MFRVLNKMFDTNQRDVAQIVKTIVQPVNALEDETRKVEDLAAAFMELRRQVQEDGKSLDDVVVPAFALIREAGRRSIGKRHYDVQLIGGYALHKGRIAEMRTGEGKTLVATLALALNALEGKGCHLVTVNDYLARVGAEENSLLFRTLGLTVGLANRELQPHEKQAAYGCDITYVTNSELGFDYLRDNMAQSREALVLRADTPLNFAIVDEVDSILIDEARTPLIISGAAEKATDLYYVYAKLIRRLKKGLPAEPGVRAEATEDYTIDEKGKQVHINEAGISKIERLLSLNDLYSPENMDKAHMITQAIRASELYHREKDYIVNAEGEVIIIDEFTGRSMPGRRYGEGLHQAIEAKEGVKIENENQTLATITYQNFFRLYRKFSGMTGTAKTEEKEFLDIYGSDVLVIPTNRPVVRKDAEDLVYRTKLGKYRAVVEEVREMHALGRPILIGTASIVTSEQLSGLLQDAQIPHSVLNAKFEAQEASIIAQAGRSGTVTIATNMAGRGTDIKLGGDAEFIIGEAIEQQLGISRFSPEAENFIKAVSRDDPQAAELGLLIPGITPEFIAQAQQLHRDTIADHTRVQELGGLHIIGTERHESRRIDNQLRGRAGRQGDPGSSRFYVSFEDDLMRLFANDRVVAMMDRLGMDDTQPIEAKMVTGAIEKAQARVEDRNFSTRKQLLEFDNVMSKQRDTVYAQRREVLLGPDADVEESTEGMIADFVDMQLATHLPIDQNADTWDIDGLRTAVIDAVPQLEGFDFESLRAMSPADAQNAMLQAVADAFDARREELSPTMLNSLSRYVLLQVVDQHWKEHLHGMDVLRQGIGLRGYGQRDPFTEYKFEATNMFNDMIDTLKAEVTKFIFRMQFGGAA; this is translated from the coding sequence ATGTTCCGTGTCCTGAACAAAATGTTTGATACCAACCAGCGGGACGTCGCACAGATCGTGAAGACGATCGTGCAGCCCGTGAACGCCCTGGAAGACGAGACGAGGAAGGTCGAGGATCTGGCCGCCGCGTTCATGGAACTGCGCCGTCAGGTTCAGGAGGACGGCAAGTCTCTCGACGACGTGGTCGTGCCGGCCTTCGCCCTGATCCGCGAGGCGGGCCGCCGGTCCATCGGCAAGCGGCACTACGACGTGCAGCTCATCGGCGGCTACGCCCTGCACAAGGGCCGCATCGCCGAGATGCGCACCGGCGAGGGCAAGACCCTGGTGGCGACCCTGGCCCTGGCCCTGAATGCTCTGGAGGGCAAGGGCTGCCACCTCGTCACCGTGAACGACTACCTGGCGCGCGTGGGCGCCGAGGAGAACTCGCTGCTGTTCCGCACGCTGGGGCTCACCGTGGGTCTCGCCAACCGCGAGCTGCAGCCACACGAGAAGCAGGCCGCGTACGGCTGCGACATCACCTATGTCACCAACAGTGAACTGGGCTTCGACTACCTGCGCGACAACATGGCCCAGAGCCGCGAGGCGCTGGTGCTGCGCGCCGACACGCCCCTGAACTTCGCCATCGTGGACGAGGTGGACTCGATCCTGATCGACGAGGCCCGCACGCCGCTCATCATCTCGGGCGCGGCGGAGAAGGCGACCGATCTGTACTACGTGTACGCCAAGCTGATCCGCCGCCTGAAAAAGGGCCTGCCCGCCGAACCGGGGGTGCGCGCCGAGGCGACCGAGGACTACACCATCGACGAGAAGGGCAAGCAGGTGCACATCAACGAGGCCGGCATCTCCAAGATCGAGCGCCTGCTCTCCCTGAACGACCTGTACAGCCCCGAGAACATGGACAAGGCGCACATGATCACCCAGGCGATCCGCGCGTCCGAGCTGTACCACCGCGAGAAGGACTACATCGTGAACGCCGAGGGCGAGGTCATCATCATCGACGAGTTCACGGGCCGCAGCATGCCCGGCCGCCGCTACGGCGAGGGCCTGCACCAGGCGATCGAGGCCAAGGAAGGCGTGAAGATCGAGAACGAGAACCAGACGCTCGCGACGATCACGTACCAGAACTTCTTCCGTCTGTACCGCAAGTTCTCGGGCATGACCGGCACGGCCAAGACCGAGGAGAAGGAGTTCCTCGACATCTACGGCAGCGACGTGCTGGTGATCCCCACCAACCGCCCCGTGGTGCGCAAGGACGCCGAGGATCTGGTGTACCGCACCAAGCTCGGCAAGTACCGCGCGGTCGTGGAAGAAGTGCGCGAGATGCATGCCCTGGGGCGCCCGATCCTGATCGGGACGGCCAGCATCGTGACCAGCGAGCAGCTCAGCGGCCTGTTGCAGGACGCGCAGATTCCGCACTCGGTGCTGAACGCCAAGTTCGAGGCGCAGGAGGCGAGCATCATCGCGCAGGCGGGCCGGTCGGGCACCGTCACCATCGCGACCAACATGGCCGGGCGCGGCACCGACATCAAGCTCGGCGGCGACGCGGAGTTCATCATCGGGGAGGCCATCGAGCAGCAGCTCGGCATCAGCCGCTTCTCGCCCGAGGCCGAGAACTTCATCAAGGCGGTCAGCCGCGACGACCCGCAGGCGGCGGAACTCGGGCTGCTGATCCCCGGGATCACGCCGGAGTTCATCGCTCAGGCGCAGCAGCTGCACCGCGACACCATCGCCGACCACACCCGCGTGCAGGAACTCGGCGGGCTGCACATCATCGGCACCGAGCGCCACGAGTCGCGCCGGATCGACAACCAGCTGCGCGGGCGTGCCGGCCGCCAGGGCGATCCCGGCAGCAGCCGCTTCTACGTGTCCTTTGAGGACGACCTGATGCGCCTGTTTGCCAACGACCGCGTGGTCGCCATGATGGATCGGCTGGGCATGGACGACACCCAGCCGATCGAGGCCAAAATGGTCACGGGGGCCATCGAGAAGGCGCAGGCCCGCGTGGAAGACCGCAACTTCAGCACCCGCAAGCAGCTGCTGGAGTTCGACAACGTGATGAGCAAGCAGCGCGACACCGTGTATGCCCAGCGCCGCGAGGTGCTGCTCGGGCCGGACGCGGACGTCGAGGAATCGACCGAGGGCATGATCGCGGACTTCGTCGACATGCAGCTCGCGACCCACCTGCCGATCGACCAGAACGCCGACACCTGGGATATCGACGGCCTGCGCACGGCCGTGATCGATGCCGTACCGCAGCTGGAGGGCTTCGATTTCGAATCGCTGCGGGCCATGAGCCCTGCCGATGCGCAGAACGCCATGCTGCAGGCTGTTGCGGACGCCTTCGACGCCCGCCGCGAGGAACTGAGCCCGACCATGCTGAACTCGCTGTCGCGCTACGTGCTGCTGCAGGTCGTGGACCAGCACTGGAAGGAGCATCTGCACGGTATGGACGTGCTCAGGCAGGGCATCGGCCTGCGCGGCTACGGCCAGCGCGACCCCTTCACCGAGTACAAGTTCGAGGCGACGAACATGTTCAACGACATGATCGACACGCTGAAGGCCGAGGTGACGAAGTTCATCTTCCGCATGCAGTTCGGCGGCGCCGCGTAG
- a CDS encoding amidohydrolase family protein, giving the protein MTADAFTPRLLTCDVLYTGVGGGHAPGGVVVVGETIAATGSPDDLRRAYPHATVEHVGGVIAPPPVNAHTHLDMSAYAFQALPYFRWLPEVVVAQRDLRGVAGAQAGADTLAGLGTGGVGDIVWAPEVMDALLDRDDVSGTVYFEVLGAFPEQADDRFAAVRARIEGWRRRGLPDRVRLGLTPHTPFTVSHRLMRLVMDYAAGEGLPVQIHVAEHPSEPELFATGAGPLWEHRLKPFTPDTFAQIIGREPEPGLTPVRYLDELGVLRHAPTLIHMVNVTADDIARVARAGCAVVTCPRSNHHLECGAFPWTDFAAVGVEVALGTDSVASGGSLDVRDDVAFARTLYPNLDPRVIVRAAVKGGNRVLGRQAPFLRRGEVWRDAYVWETAAAEG; this is encoded by the coding sequence ATGACTGCTGACGCCTTCACGCCCCGGCTGCTGACCTGCGACGTGCTGTACACCGGCGTGGGCGGCGGGCACGCGCCGGGCGGGGTGGTCGTGGTGGGGGAGACCATCGCCGCGACCGGATCGCCGGACGACCTGCGCCGCGCCTACCCGCACGCCACCGTGGAGCACGTGGGGGGCGTGATCGCGCCGCCGCCCGTGAACGCGCACACACACCTCGACATGAGCGCCTACGCCTTCCAGGCCCTGCCCTACTTCCGCTGGCTGCCGGAGGTGGTCGTGGCCCAGCGCGACCTGCGCGGCGTGGCAGGCGCGCAGGCGGGCGCGGATACGCTGGCGGGACTGGGTACGGGCGGCGTGGGTGACATCGTGTGGGCGCCGGAGGTGATGGACGCCCTGCTGGATCGGGACGACGTCTCGGGCACTGTGTACTTTGAGGTGCTGGGGGCCTTCCCGGAGCAGGCCGACGACCGGTTTGCGGCGGTGCGGGCGCGCATCGAGGGCTGGCGGCGGCGCGGCCTGCCGGACCGCGTGCGCCTGGGCCTCACGCCCCACACGCCGTTCACCGTCAGTCACCGGCTGATGCGGCTGGTCATGGACTACGCGGCGGGCGAGGGGCTGCCCGTGCAGATCCACGTGGCCGAACATCCCAGCGAGCCGGAACTGTTCGCCACCGGCGCGGGGCCGCTGTGGGAACACCGCCTCAAGCCCTTCACGCCCGACACCTTCGCCCAGATCATCGGTCGGGAGCCGGAACCCGGCCTGACCCCGGTGCGCTACCTCGACGAGCTGGGAGTGCTGCGGCACGCGCCCACGCTGATCCACATGGTCAACGTCACTGCGGACGACATTGCGCGGGTGGCACGGGCCGGGTGTGCGGTGGTGACGTGCCCCCGCAGCAACCATCATCTGGAGTGCGGCGCGTTTCCATGGACGGATTTCGCGGCGGTGGGGGTGGAGGTGGCGCTGGGAACCGACTCCGTCGCCAGCGGGGGATCGCTGGACGTGCGCGACGACGTGGCGTTTGCCCGGACGCTGTACCCGAATCTCGATCCCCGTGTGATCGTGCGGGCGGCCGTGAAGGGGGGCAACCGCGTGCTCGGTCGCCAGGCACCGTTCCTGCGGCGGGGAGAGGTGTGGCGCGACGCCTATGTCTGGGAGACGGCGGCGGCCGAGGGCTAG
- a CDS encoding sporulation protein: protein MGFLKRMMAAVGVGGARVDARVNSTSVRIGEAVSGVVVIQGGSVDQRIERINLGIATRYRHEDSYMTHQLSKQPVVPGFDLRPGETREFPFSVPVPHNTPLSLPGTQVWLATDADIAGAADPGDQDHLQILPSREQETLIGAAQRLGFQLASSEVEYHHGHIVQELAFRPPYGQYRISEIEMMMLPSGGGLDVMLEVDRRATGMAALFTSEFEQRGRWHLSAGTLAQGQDAVARELEARIRALM from the coding sequence ATGGGATTCCTGAAGAGAATGATGGCCGCCGTCGGAGTGGGAGGAGCCCGCGTGGACGCCCGCGTGAACAGCACGTCGGTGAGGATCGGGGAGGCCGTGAGCGGCGTGGTCGTGATCCAGGGCGGCAGCGTGGATCAGCGCATCGAGCGGATCAACCTCGGCATCGCCACGCGCTACCGCCACGAGGACAGCTACATGACCCACCAGCTCTCGAAGCAGCCGGTGGTGCCGGGCTTCGACCTGCGCCCCGGCGAGACCCGCGAGTTCCCGTTCAGCGTGCCCGTGCCGCACAACACGCCCCTGAGCCTGCCGGGTACTCAGGTGTGGCTGGCGACCGACGCCGACATCGCCGGCGCGGCCGACCCGGGCGACCAGGACCACCTCCAGATCCTGCCCAGCCGCGAGCAGGAGACCCTGATCGGGGCCGCGCAGCGCCTGGGCTTCCAGCTCGCCTCCAGCGAGGTCGAGTACCACCACGGCCACATCGTGCAGGAACTGGCGTTCCGCCCTCCCTATGGGCAGTACCGGATCAGCGAGATCGAGATGATGATGCTCCCGTCGGGCGGCGGCCTGGACGTCATGCTGGAGGTCGACCGCCGCGCCACCGGCATGGCCGCCCTGTTCACCAGCGAGTTCGAGCAGCGCGGCCGCTGGCACCTGTCGGCCGGCACGCTGGCCCAGGGTCAGGACGCCGTGGCCCGCGAACTGGAAGCACGGATCCGGGCACTGATGTAG
- the ppgK gene encoding polyphosphate--glucose phosphotransferase, which translates to MSVILGIDIGGSGIKGAPVDTTTGQLQTERVRIPTPDGARPEDVRDVVRQLVDHFALPGAVGVTFPGIVQHGHTLSAANVDKGWIGLDADTLFTDATGHDVHLINDADAAGLAEARFGAGAGVPGTVLVLTFGTGIGSALIQDGTLIPNTELGHLWLRDKHAETWASDRARELDDLNWKQWSKRVSTYLQHLELLFSPDLFIIGGGVSKRPEKWLPHLQLGRSRVVPAQLQNEAGIVGAAMMAAQSRGRTTRPAGPVIGQATVPRKLRADPTLASKKAAPSGKAKVAAGKKAAPKR; encoded by the coding sequence ATGAGCGTGATCCTGGGCATCGACATCGGCGGCAGTGGTATCAAGGGCGCACCCGTGGACACCACCACCGGACAGCTCCAGACCGAGCGCGTCCGCATTCCCACGCCGGACGGTGCCCGGCCCGAGGACGTCCGGGACGTGGTCCGGCAGCTCGTCGATCACTTCGCGCTGCCCGGTGCGGTCGGCGTGACGTTTCCGGGCATCGTCCAGCACGGGCATACCCTGAGTGCCGCCAACGTCGACAAGGGCTGGATCGGGCTGGACGCCGACACGCTGTTCACCGACGCCACCGGCCACGACGTCCACCTGATCAACGACGCCGACGCTGCCGGGCTCGCCGAGGCGAGATTCGGGGCGGGGGCGGGTGTCCCCGGCACCGTACTGGTGCTGACCTTCGGCACCGGGATCGGCAGCGCCCTGATCCAGGACGGCACGCTGATCCCCAACACCGAGCTCGGGCACCTGTGGCTGCGCGACAAGCATGCCGAGACCTGGGCCTCGGACCGGGCCCGCGAACTCGACGACCTGAACTGGAAGCAGTGGAGCAAGCGCGTGAGCACATACCTGCAACATCTGGAACTGCTGTTCAGCCCGGATCTGTTCATCATCGGCGGCGGCGTGAGCAAGCGTCCGGAGAAGTGGCTGCCGCACCTGCAGCTCGGCCGCAGCCGCGTCGTGCCCGCCCAGCTCCAGAACGAGGCCGGGATCGTCGGGGCCGCCATGATGGCCGCGCAGTCCCGCGGGCGCACCACCCGGCCGGCTGGCCCGGTGATCGGTCAGGCCACCGTGCCGCGCAAGCTGCGCGCCGATCCGACCCTGGCCTCGAAGAAGGCGGCGCCGTCGGGCAAGGCCAAGGTGGCCGCGGGCAAGAAGGCCGCCCCGAAACGCTGA
- a CDS encoding TetR/AcrR family transcriptional regulator, whose translation MDSSSLRERQKERRRARIYGVAIELFKRGGFQATTATDIARASNVSRGTFFNYYPYKEAVLLDYGSEVMDRLRDHADLRLREGAAPLTVLYEVWDQLADQNTTERDLFPPLAYEVLNPNPERARTAYQALPLSKVIEMILRPLHQAGQLRTDLSLQRVSNLIADTYLMVALRWAAYGTDRPLKEEMRLALNLLLDGAVSRDPAPTRP comes from the coding sequence ATGGACTCCAGCTCCCTGCGCGAACGACAGAAGGAACGGCGGCGTGCCCGCATCTACGGGGTGGCCATCGAGCTGTTCAAGCGCGGCGGCTTCCAGGCGACCACGGCGACCGACATCGCCCGCGCCAGCAACGTCTCGCGGGGCACCTTCTTCAACTACTACCCCTACAAGGAGGCGGTGCTCCTCGACTACGGCAGCGAGGTCATGGATCGCCTGCGCGACCACGCGGACCTCCGCCTGCGCGAGGGAGCCGCGCCCCTGACCGTGCTGTACGAGGTCTGGGACCAGCTGGCCGACCAGAACACCACCGAGCGCGACCTGTTTCCGCCGCTGGCGTACGAGGTGCTGAACCCCAACCCGGAACGTGCCCGCACGGCATACCAGGCGCTGCCCCTGAGCAAGGTCATCGAGATGATCCTGCGGCCGCTGCACCAGGCGGGACAGCTGCGCACCGACCTGAGCCTCCAGCGCGTGAGCAACCTGATCGCGGACACCTACCTGATGGTCGCGCTGCGCTGGGCCGCGTACGGCACGGACCGTCCCCTCAAGGAGGAGATGCGCCTGGCGCTGAACCTGCTGCTGGACGGTGCGGTCAGCCGCGATCCGGCGCCCACGCGGCCCTGA